In the Paenibacillus sp. FSL R7-0337 genome, GCAGCGTATTGCTGAAGAAGGTGAAGAAGAGTAACACGCCCAGCAGCAGCAGGAAGGCCCTTTTAATGTTTTTTTTCCGCCTGTGGTCTGCGGGCACTCCTGTAATCTCCATTTCCCCGTTCTCCTCCTATCCTCATAAGTCCCTCATATGCGAACCCTAGCCCTTGATCCCGGATAACTGAATGCCCTCAATGAAATACGTCTCCGCATACAGGAAGAGCAGCACCATCGGGGCCATGTAGATGACCGAAGCAGCAAAGGCAAGCCCCTTCTCACTGCTGACATTCGATAAGTAGACGGATAGGGGCTGACGCAGCGGATCATCCAGGAAAATCAGCGGCTGCTCCACCATATTCCAGTAATCGACGAATAAGAGAATCGTAAGCGCGGCCAGACCCGGCTGAACCATGGGAACAATAAGGGTATAAAAAATCCGTAAATGTCCGGCTCCATCCATCTTGGCCGCTTCGATATAGGCATACGGAATATCCAGCATGAACTGCCTGAGCATGAACACACCGAAGGCCGCAAAAATACCAGGCAGGATAATGGCCCCCGGGCTATTCAGCAGCCCCAGCCGGTCAGCCATGATGTAGTTGGGCACCAGGGTTACCTGAAAGGGCATCAGCATCGTCAGGACATAGACCAGAAACAGGAGCTCCCGGCCCCGGAATCTCAGCTTGGAGAATGCGTACGCAGCCAGCGCAGCGATAAGCGTCTGTCCGGCAATGATGGGCACCACCAGGAACACCGAATTCCAGAACATCGACAGGTACACCGGGCTCTCCAGCAGCACCTTGCCGTACTGCTCCAGAG is a window encoding:
- a CDS encoding carbohydrate ABC transporter permease, which gives rise to MPVDKVLPKLILTVIMGVVALLMLFPIGVTLINSFMSSREIGINYGPVGQMNTVIEGRSDPFANLKWLPDQVSLEQYGKVLLESPVYLSMFWNSVFLVVPIIAGQTLIAALAAYAFSKLRFRGRELLFLVYVLTMLMPFQVTLVPNYIMADRLGLLNSPGAIILPGIFAAFGVFMLRQFMLDIPYAYIEAAKMDGAGHLRIFYTLIVPMVQPGLAALTILLFVDYWNMVEQPLIFLDDPLRQPLSVYLSNVSSEKGLAFAASVIYMAPMVLLFLYAETYFIEGIQLSGIKG